AGGGAAAGCCGAACGATACGTGGATACACTTTCTGAGGCACGCGTTTGTCAAGACgatggacgaggacgagctgGATGATCTCACATGAGCAGACAGCGGTAGGTTGCGATTTTTTGGCTATCTATAATACCTAACCTGACCTGGGAGGATATAGCTAGGCATCGCTGGCGTTGTGCTCTCGACGAAACGTAGAGTCTTACGGAGTAGAGTTTTAAGAATAGGGAACTTAGTTTCAGACTAGAGTCTAATCAAACGTACACGATCGGGTACGTGATCCATCGCTAAGAGCGGACTGTTATCTCGGACCTCTCTGCATTCCGCGCATTGGCTGAGGTGGAATAAAACAGTGGTGAGGTTCTTGACTCTGTTGAGTGCTCGTGTTGTTCTCGTCTGCACGCTGCTTGGCACAGGCGTTTGTATTCGTACGggttacggagtacggattacagagGTACTGTACCTAGGTGTTACACAGTAACgtactgtactccgtactttcTACTTGATAACTATGTTTCACAAGCTCGGGTGCCTGGGTGCCTGGCCAATGTGCCCTCGGCCAGCCCCTGAAGAGCGTTGCATCGCGGTTGGGTTAACTTATGGTGTTATCTTATCGGAGCTGCTTCCTTCCCATCCCAGCTTCTATCCCAAGTTCCAACCCAACTTCCAATCCCAATCCAATCCCAGTTTCAATTGCAATCCCAACCCCACATGGCTACTCTGTAGTGTAAGCCAATGCCTTCCCAACAAATGCTATCGTAAAATTTTTAAtccttttttttgttcttttAAGCACCCCGAGGAGATGTTGCGTTCCCTCCCCCGTCTCCGTCTCCGTCTCCGTCTCCGTCTTCCGACCGGTCGCcgtctccgccgccgccgcatgGCTACTCTCGTTCTCCTCCCCctcgtcctcttcctcctcctcttcctcctacctctatacGCCGTCTACaagccgccctcgccgctcCTCCGCTTCCTCTCCCACCGCTGGACCGACGTGCTCTTCCGAATCTGGCTGCCTCCGTCCAAGCCGCTGGTCGCCCTGACCATCGACGATGCGCCGTCGGATCACACCCGCGCCATCCTGGCCGCCCTGGCCGCCAGCGGTGCCCACGCCACCTTCTTCGTCATCGGCTCCCAGGTCCCCGGCCGCGAGGACGTGCTGCGCGAGATAGTTCGCGGCGGCCATGAGCTCGCCAACCACGGCATGCGCGACGAGCCCGCCCGGGCCCTGCCCGAGGCCGAGCTCGAAGCACAGATCTCGCACGTCCAGGCCCTCATCGAGGCCGCCTACGTCGCCGAGGGCAGGCCCCCGCCCCCCGTCGGCAAGGGCCGCTACTACCGGCCCGGCTCGGGCTTCTTCAGCGAGCGCATCCGCCGCGTCACCCGCCGCCTCGGCTACCGCGTCGTCCTGGGCAGCATCTACCCGCACGACGCCCAGCTCCCGTGGGCCTGGCTGAATGCCAGGCACATCCTGAGCATGCTGCACCCGGGCGGCATCATCATCTGCCATGACAGGAGGTCCTGGACCGAGCCGATGCTGAGGAGAGTCCTGCCCGAGCTGAGGAGGAGGGGATTCCAGGCCGTTACGTTGACCGAGCTGCTGAGGGAGGTGACGGGGTGACCGGACATCATGGGAGAGGAGGAAAGGATCCCGATGCTTTTGGAAGGAAGAGCTCTTTGGAGGCTCGGCTTCCGGTCTGAAGGCTGCCTGCCCTGGCCCGCCCGGGAGAGCATGAATGTTTACCAAAGCCCCAGCTCACTTAGCACCCAGGCTCGAAACGCCGGATGGCAAGATCAGCGGCAAAAGGGAGAAACACAAACCTAGGTCACGCTGTGGCCGTAAGTGAGTGACGGACGAAAAGC
This genomic window from Thermothelomyces thermophilus ATCC 42464 chromosome 1, complete sequence contains:
- a CDS encoding carbohydrate esterase family 4 protein (CAZy_ID 267824) codes for the protein MATLVLLPLVLFLLLFLLPLYAVYKPPSPLLRFLSHRWTDVLFRIWLPPSKPLVALTIDDAPSDHTRAILAALAASGAHATFFVIGSQVPGREDVLREIVRGGHELANHGMRDEPARALPEAELEAQISHVQALIEAAYVAEGRPPPPVGKGRYYRPGSGFFSERIRRVTRRLGYRVVLGSIYPHDAQLPWAWLNARHILSMLHPGGIIICHDRRSWTEPMLRRVLPELRRRGFQAVTLTELLREVTG